A genomic window from Coccinella septempunctata chromosome 9, icCocSept1.1, whole genome shotgun sequence includes:
- the LOC123319936 gene encoding probable 18S rRNA (guanine-N(7))-methyltransferase, with the protein MSRPEYSAPPEIFYNEKEARKYTQNSRIIDIQVQMCERAIELLLLPEDQSCLLLDIGCGSGLSGSVLEDNGHIWVGMDISQAMLEVAVEREVEGDLIMADMGEGVPFRAGVFDGAVSISALQWLCNADKTSHKPVERLYRFFSTLYASLSRSARAVFQFYPDSSGQVELITQQAMRAGFYGGVVVDYPNSTKAKKYFLVLMTGGNMPLPKALDTESNDVHISKRERLKNARGKSLKNSRNWILEKKERRRRQGKDVRADSKYTGRKRSSKF; encoded by the exons ATGTCTAGGCCGGAATACTCAGCACCACCCGAAATA ttctacaaTGAGAAAGAGGCTAGAAAATATACACAGAA ctctcgAATTATTGATATTCAAGTTCAAATGTGCGAAAGAGCTATAGAACTTCTTCTTCTCCCAGAAGATCAGTCCTGCCTCCTTCTGGATATTGGTTGTGGTTCCGGGCTTTCAGGTAGTGTATTAGAGGATAATGGGCATATCTGGGTTGGAATGGATATATCACAAGCGATGTTAG AGGTGGCAGTGGAAAGGGAAGTTGAGGGAGATCTAATCATGGCTGATATGGGAGAAGGTGTACCTTTTAGGGCTGGGGTTTTTGATGGTGCTGTCAGCATATCGGCCCTTCAGTGGTTATGTAATGCTGATAAAACCTCACATAAACCGGTTGAAAGATTATATAGATTTTTCAGTACCTTGTACGCTTCACTG AGCAGATCAGCTAGAGcggtttttcagttttatcCAGATAGTAGTGGTCAGGTAGAACTCATTACACAGCAAGCCATGAGGGCAGGTTTTTACGGAGGTGTTGTTGTCGATTATCCTAACTCGACCAAAGCGAAAAAATATTTCCTGGTTTTGATGACTGGGGGAAATATGCCGTTGCCAAAAGCCCTCGATACAGAGAGCAATG atgtTCACATTTCAAAGAGAGAAAGACTAAAGAATGCCAGGGGAAAATCTTTGAAAAATAGCAGAAATTGGATTTTGGAAAAGAAGGAGAGGAGGAGAAGGCAAGGAAAAGACGTAAGAGCCGATTCGAAATACACTGGaagaaagagaagttcgaaatTCT
- the LOC123319972 gene encoding uncharacterized protein LOC123319972, with protein sequence MPLPSDSSDDENLDRFKEATDTTFFKNSLYSGMIASLKTKLRKDLPCEIKMMAMISSDCSMSLRSFRST encoded by the exons ATGCCTCTTCCTTCTGATTCATCTGACGATGAAAATTTGGACCGCTTCAAAGAAGCAACAGACAcaacgtttttcaaaaattcattgtaCTCTGGC ATGATAGCGTCGTTGAAGACAAAGTTGAGAAAAGACCTTCCTTGCGAAATAAAGATGATGGCGATGATCAGTTCAGATTGTTCAATGTCACTCCGGAGTTTCAGAAGTACGTAG
- the LOC123321123 gene encoding uncharacterized protein YwqG-like has protein sequence MNYPDIPDEYANFADAIKATLKESIKIKLSCNSTVTKWQSKVGGTPYLPLEQQYPLNSNGEPLLFLAQLNFSEIPHIEDLPEKGIVEFYIDGNDDLMGLENNGFKVLYFEDIVQNDAELQTSGCNNWTFPIGPFEEDASYSMSFNLENQYISASDYRFNNIMNFEENWEMYDEYSLLFPSNGHRIGGYPFFTQTDPRADSEVLKDYELLFQLDSDKDIMWGDMGVGSFFIKPDDLKELNFSNVFYNWDCT, from the coding sequence ATGAATTATCCAGATATTCCTGATGAATATGCCAACTTTGCCGATGCTATAAAGGCTACTTTGAAAGAATCTATCAAGATTAAATTGAGTTGCAATTCTACTGTTACAAAGTGGCAAAGTAAGGTAGGAGGAACTCCTTATTTGCCCCTCGAACAACAATATCCccttaattcgaatggagaaccaCTCCTATTCCTAGCACAGCTGAATTTCTCCGAGATACCACATATTGAGGATTTACCAGAAAAGGGAATAGTGGAGTTTTATATTGATGGCAATGATGATCTCATGGGTCTAGAAAATAACGGATTCAAAGTTTTATACTTCGAGGATATTGTGCAAAATGATGCTGAACTTCAAACTAGTGGCTGTAATAATTGGACATTTCCAATAGGACCATTTGAAGAAGATGCCAGTTATTCCATGAGTTTTAATCTTGAGAACCAGTATATTTCAGCATCAGACTATCGTTTCAATAACATTATGAACTTTGAGGAAAACTGGGAAATGTATGATGAATACAGCCTTCTTTTTCCATCTAATGGTCATCGGATAGGAGGTTATCCTTTTTTTACTCAAACGGACCCCCGAGCAGATTCTGAAGTTCTGAAAGATTATGAATTGCTATTTCAGCTTGACAGCGATAAAGATATTATGTGGGGGGACATGGGTGTTGGATCGTTTTTCATCAAACCAGATGATCTGAAGGAGCTCAATTTCAGCAATGTTTTTTATAATTGGGATTGTACTTAA